The following are encoded in a window of Bacillus sp. SORGH_AS_0510 genomic DNA:
- a CDS encoding UDP-glucose/GDP-mannose dehydrogenase family protein, whose protein sequence is MKILIVGTGYVGTTTGLIFCEMGHQVTGLDLDENKIKALEAGTLHFYEPGLEDLLAKHVAARNITFTKETKKAVKENDVIFICVGTPQDADGSADLTFVKNVAKSIGKYMDSYKVIVTKSTVPVGTAELVTKWIGENQTDNIPFDVVSNPEFLREGSAVHDALNPDRIVIGTTSEKARAIMQDLYKDFHCPVVETNPKASEMIKYAANSFLALKISYINELAKLCNRLQINVNDVSKAIGLDHRIGPHFLNAGLGYGGSCFPKDVSALIQVARQNGRPLSILESAAKVNKEQTDYFIEKIKQVLGGNLQSKTIAVLGVAFKANTDDTRESPSLVLIKQLKEEQVNLRVHDPIVKLESGQFTTVEETLTGADAVVLCTDWDDYKALDWASLKSLMNQPYIFDGRNMIDKRLVGSLGFHYLGVANH, encoded by the coding sequence GTGAAAATATTAATCGTCGGCACGGGGTATGTAGGAACGACGACAGGTCTAATATTTTGCGAAATGGGTCATCAGGTTACTGGACTTGATTTAGACGAAAATAAAATCAAAGCCTTGGAAGCTGGTACATTACATTTCTATGAACCGGGACTTGAAGACCTGTTAGCCAAGCACGTCGCCGCTAGAAATATTACTTTTACTAAAGAAACAAAAAAAGCTGTTAAAGAAAATGATGTCATTTTCATATGTGTTGGAACTCCACAAGACGCAGATGGTAGTGCAGACTTAACTTTTGTGAAAAATGTGGCAAAGTCCATCGGAAAATATATGGATAGCTATAAGGTGATTGTCACGAAAAGTACGGTTCCCGTCGGAACAGCAGAGCTGGTCACAAAATGGATCGGTGAAAACCAAACCGACAACATACCGTTTGATGTTGTCTCCAACCCAGAGTTTCTCCGTGAAGGCTCTGCTGTTCATGATGCACTAAACCCGGACCGCATTGTGATTGGTACAACAAGTGAGAAAGCAAGAGCCATAATGCAAGACCTGTATAAAGACTTTCATTGTCCAGTCGTCGAAACGAACCCTAAGGCTTCCGAAATGATTAAGTATGCCGCCAATTCATTTCTCGCCTTAAAAATATCCTATATTAATGAATTGGCTAAATTGTGTAATAGGCTTCAGATTAATGTGAATGATGTCTCAAAGGCAATTGGATTGGATCACAGGATTGGCCCACATTTCCTTAATGCCGGATTAGGCTATGGAGGTTCTTGTTTTCCTAAGGATGTGAGCGCCTTAATCCAAGTGGCGAGACAAAATGGACGGCCGTTGTCCATATTAGAAAGCGCCGCTAAAGTGAACAAAGAACAAACTGATTATTTTATTGAAAAAATCAAGCAGGTCCTCGGAGGAAATCTCCAAAGTAAAACGATTGCTGTTCTAGGAGTAGCATTTAAAGCAAACACCGATGACACGAGGGAGTCTCCGAGTCTCGTTCTCATCAAACAATTAAAAGAAGAGCAAGTGAACCTAAGGGTGCATGATCCGATTGTAAAGCTGGAAAGCGGGCAATTCACAACAGTAGAGGAGACGCTGACTGGGGCGGATGCAGTTGTACTTTGTACGGACTGGGACGACTATAAAGCACTTGATTGGGCCAGTCTTAAATCATTAATGAACCAACCATATATTTTTGATGGAAGAAACATGATTGATAAGAGATTGGTCGGAAGCCTGGGATTCCACTACTTAGGGGTAGCAAATCATTAA
- a CDS encoding sensor histidine kinase, whose protein sequence is MKQLIGYLMVLLFLVTYRQLYFSIGKKSFSVWLAVQLAIVFSFSVLYHLNYMFLGFFPANFLGWYQDKRLFKRGFISLVCVQLLPFAIEILKTGTFLTPKELIYYVPFLIIMLISPFGIRSMNRRMELEKALDQANQKIEELVKREERVRIARDLHDTLGHTLSLLTLKSQLVQRLTVVDPERARLEAKEMEVTSRAALKQVRELVSDMRAATIAEELIQVQQILRAAGITYQYEGEVDFSTISPFTQNIISMCVREAATNVVKHSRATHCSVSIKFFSEKMNIVIRDDGMGVSKSRAFGNGLRGMEERLALVDGGVTLTNHNGAVLELTVPIIKKAEGAAG, encoded by the coding sequence ATGAAGCAGCTCATTGGCTATCTGATGGTGCTGCTTTTCTTAGTGACGTACCGCCAACTCTATTTCTCAATAGGGAAAAAAAGCTTTTCGGTTTGGCTCGCAGTTCAGCTTGCCATCGTATTTTCCTTTAGTGTGCTTTATCACTTAAACTACATGTTTTTAGGATTTTTTCCGGCGAATTTTCTTGGCTGGTATCAGGATAAGCGATTGTTTAAAAGAGGATTCATTAGTTTAGTATGTGTACAACTACTGCCGTTTGCGATCGAGATATTGAAAACGGGAACTTTTTTAACCCCTAAAGAACTGATTTATTATGTTCCATTCCTTATCATCATGCTAATCTCTCCCTTTGGTATTCGCTCAATGAACCGCCGGATGGAGCTCGAAAAAGCGCTCGACCAAGCCAATCAAAAAATCGAAGAATTGGTCAAACGAGAGGAGCGGGTACGGATTGCCCGCGATCTCCATGATACACTCGGCCATACATTATCACTTCTGACGCTAAAGAGCCAGCTTGTGCAACGGCTCACAGTGGTTGACCCTGAACGAGCGCGTCTCGAGGCAAAAGAAATGGAAGTCACCTCCCGTGCTGCACTCAAGCAGGTCCGTGAACTGGTGTCAGATATGAGAGCTGCAACTATTGCAGAGGAACTCATCCAGGTGCAGCAAATTTTACGAGCGGCAGGGATTACCTATCAGTACGAGGGTGAGGTAGATTTTTCAACGATATCTCCGTTCACACAAAACATTATTTCCATGTGTGTGCGGGAGGCTGCAACGAATGTCGTGAAACATAGCCGCGCCACGCATTGCTCCGTTTCTATTAAGTTTTTTTCTGAAAAAATGAACATAGTCATCCGGGATGACGGGATGGGTGTAAGTAAAAGTCGAGCGTTTGGGAATGGTTTGCGGGGGATGGAAGAGAGACTAGCCCTCGTTGACGGCGGAGTCACGTTAACAAACCATAATGGTGCAGTCTTGGAACTGACGGTGCCAATTATTAAAAAAGCAGAGGGGGCAGCGGGATGA
- a CDS encoding UTP--glucose-1-phosphate uridylyltransferase — protein MVRKAIIPAAGYGTRTLPITKVLPKEMLPICGRPAIDYLVEEAINSGIEQILIVVSRSKNMILDYYDRSVELENYLEEKGKTHLLKEITLPDVHFQYIRQSYARGLGEAILLGKHFVGDEPFAVLLPDEIILSDKQPPLRQLINMFKEYKGNVVGVQRTDPSLLSNYGVIKPQALREKEYTIKDIVEKPQQSPPSDLAVIGRYIFDPAIFHYLENVTPGVGGEIQLTDAIKAMSLDYSTYALEIQGKSYDIAKSEEYIKLINILCGPKED, from the coding sequence ATGGTGCGAAAGGCAATTATTCCCGCAGCAGGGTATGGAACACGCACTCTGCCAATCACGAAAGTGCTACCAAAGGAGATGCTGCCGATCTGCGGGAGGCCGGCAATTGACTATCTTGTTGAAGAAGCAATCAATTCAGGAATCGAGCAAATTCTAATTGTTGTATCAAGGTCTAAAAATATGATTCTGGATTACTATGACCGGTCAGTAGAATTAGAAAACTATTTAGAGGAAAAAGGGAAAACTCATCTATTAAAGGAAATCACTCTTCCAGATGTGCATTTTCAATATATTCGACAATCCTATGCACGCGGTTTAGGAGAGGCTATCCTCCTCGGTAAACATTTTGTAGGAGATGAACCGTTTGCCGTTTTGCTGCCGGATGAGATTATTCTTTCAGACAAGCAGCCGCCGTTAAGACAATTAATTAATATGTTCAAAGAATACAAGGGAAATGTCGTCGGTGTACAAAGGACGGACCCCTCTCTATTAAGTAACTACGGTGTCATCAAACCGCAAGCGCTAAGAGAAAAAGAGTACACCATTAAAGATATCGTTGAAAAACCACAGCAATCGCCGCCCTCAGACCTGGCTGTCATAGGTAGATATATATTTGACCCTGCCATCTTCCATTATCTAGAAAATGTCACGCCGGGTGTGGGTGGAGAAATTCAACTGACAGACGCTATTAAGGCAATGTCTCTAGATTATTCAACCTATGCCTTGGAAATCCAAGGAAAAAGCTACGATATAGCCAAGAGTGAAGAGTATATCAAACTGATTAACATCTTGTGTGGACCGAAGGAGGATTAA
- a CDS encoding response regulator transcription factor has product MIRLFIAEDQRMLLGALGSLLDLEADMEVVGQAMNGVDALSAILELKPDVCLMDIEMPAMNGLEVAEELMQRGASSKVIILTTFARPGYFERAVKSGVHGYLLKDGEIDELADAIRKVITGKRVFSPELAFTVIREENPLTSKEQEILRLAALGKTTKEITAELYLSSGTVRNYISEIIHKLDAKNRTEAAAIAEKKGWL; this is encoded by the coding sequence ATGATCCGCTTATTTATTGCAGAAGATCAACGAATGTTACTGGGAGCGCTGGGTTCCCTTTTGGACTTGGAGGCTGATATGGAGGTAGTCGGGCAGGCGATGAATGGAGTTGACGCTCTTTCTGCGATTTTGGAGCTGAAACCCGATGTGTGCTTGATGGACATTGAAATGCCAGCCATGAACGGTTTGGAAGTGGCGGAAGAGCTTATGCAAAGAGGTGCTTCCAGTAAGGTAATTATCTTAACGACGTTTGCCCGGCCTGGTTATTTTGAGCGAGCGGTGAAGAGTGGTGTCCACGGTTATTTGCTGAAAGACGGGGAGATAGATGAATTAGCAGATGCTATAAGGAAGGTAATCACGGGAAAACGCGTATTTAGTCCAGAGCTAGCCTTTACAGTCATACGTGAGGAAAACCCGCTTACATCGAAAGAACAAGAGATTCTAAGATTAGCAGCGTTAGGAAAAACCACAAAAGAAATCACGGCCGAATTATATCTATCCTCCGGTACCGTCCGGAACTACATCTCCGAAATCATCCACAAACTAGACGCCAAAAACCGAACCGAAGCAGCCGCCATCGCCGAAAAAAAAGGATGGCTTTAA